The DNA region AAATTTTATAAAGAAGTTCCGATTCTGGGTATATGCCTTGGCCTGCAGCTTATTGCAAAGGAATTTGGAGGAACTATTAAAGAGGCTGATGTTGGCGAGTATGCAGAGGCTGAAATTATTGTAGATGAGGAAAATGAAATCCTTAAAGGTTTATCTCCCGGCTTTAAAGCCTGGGTGTCCCACATGGATGAAGTAAAGAAACTTCCAGAAAACTTTAGACTTCTTGCTCATTCAGCCACCTGTGAAATTGAAGCTGCAGCTCATAATAAGTATCCTGTTTATGGAGTGCAGTTCCATCCTGAAGTTGAGCATACACCGATAGGTGAGGAAATATTTAAAAATTTCATTGAATTATGTAAAAGAATTTAAACATAGTTGTAATCTAATTCAGGTGAACTACCCACGAATAAAGTCGTTGGTTTTCTGCGATGTCTGTCATAAATATAACCTTCGGTAATTTATTTAAAAACATGCTGGGGGTGTAAAAGCCAGAAAAGCAGAAAAAGCTTTGAAGGTTAAGATAAGGGATATAGTCAGCTAAAAATTATAGTTCACCTGATTTTGTCAATTAAAATATTTGTGAGTTCCCATCCTTTTCTTTTAGTATATCTGCCTTTATCAGCATCTTTCTCTGAGAAGGCTTTCATCTCATCTCTGTTGCTACCCGGGCCATATACTGCAAAGGGCACTGCATCTGCGGTATGAGTTTTAATTTCAATTGGTGTTGGGTGGTCAGTTACCACAGCTATTCTGAAATTCTCAAGATTATCGAGAATTCTTCCTATAATTTCTTTATCTATAGCTTCAATAGCCTTCATTTTCATCTCAAGGTTACCTTCATGTCCAGCCTCGTCAGGCGCCTCAATATGAATATAACAGTAATCTACCTCTTCAATAATTTTCAGAGCATAATCTGCCTTATTTCTATAATTTGTGTCATAGTAACCTGTAGCACCTGGCACAGATATAGCTTTCAATCCTGTATAAATTCCCAGTCCCTTAATTAAATCGACTGCTGAGATTACAGCACCCCTGAGG from archaeon BMS3Bbin15 includes:
- the guaA_1 gene encoding GMP synthase [glutamine-hydrolyzing], with protein sequence MVDYIVIANRGQYNHRIYRRVKYLGEDVKMVQNTITPEDIEKEEPEGIIIGGGPYLDEVGNTPEILKKFYKEVPILGICLGLQLIAKEFGGTIKEADVGEYAEAEIIVDEENEILKGLSPGFKAWVSHMDEVKKLPENFRLLAHSATCEIEAAAHNKYPVYGVQFHPEVEHTPIGEEIFKNFIELCKRI